A DNA window from Fusobacterium sp. JB019 contains the following coding sequences:
- a CDS encoding toxin-antitoxin system YwqK family antitoxin has product MRRILLTIILGISLIGCSNLENKKEEVFVPESILPKNVRTVSVYKKVYEKGNKIAYVEGETEPFTGVFTLKYINHILRFEQYKNGVLDGDVAWFNNEGVLGMRHKYKNGKLDGEQYTYYENGNIRSIITYVDGKLNGKIEWYTKDGVLFDSSEIINGTGEYVLYWKNGKLQESGEYRNGKKFGSWKKYDQEGKLLKDTVYSKNGYISKIRWYR; this is encoded by the coding sequence ATGAGAAGAATATTATTAACAATTATATTAGGAATTTCCTTAATAGGATGTAGTAATTTAGAAAATAAAAAAGAAGAAGTCTTTGTACCAGAAAGTATTTTGCCTAAAAATGTAAGAACAGTATCTGTTTATAAAAAGGTTTATGAAAAGGGCAATAAAATAGCTTATGTTGAAGGGGAAACAGAGCCATTTACAGGAGTGTTTACTCTTAAGTATATAAATCACATACTTAGATTTGAACAATATAAAAATGGAGTATTAGATGGAGATGTTGCTTGGTTCAACAATGAGGGTGTTCTTGGAATGAGACATAAATATAAAAATGGAAAATTAGATGGGGAACAATATACATATTATGAAAATGGAAATATAAGATCAATTATTACTTATGTGGACGGAAAATTAAATGGGAAAATAGAATGGTATACAAAAGATGGTGTGTTGTTTGATAGTAGCGAAATAATAAATGGTACAGGAGAATATGTTTTATACTGGAAGAATGGGAAATTACAAGAATCAGGTGAATATAGAAATGGTAAAAAGTTTGGTTCTTGGAAAAAATATGACCAAGAGGGAAAACTTTTAAAAGATACAGTTTATTCTAAAAATGGTTATATATCAAAGATAAGATGGTATAGATAG
- a CDS encoding murein L,D-transpeptidase catalytic domain family protein, which produces MKKIIKIILLLIISVTTFSKEGIDTLFLYNNYHLEGKIKYNIFKMAVNGYEKIGNEENKYFTIIDYSKPSYEKRMVILNLEDKNLEYYTYVAHGKNSGAEKAIAFSNKLNSYKSSIGFYMTGKPYYGKFGYSLRLKGLEENFNSNAKIRNIVIHGLGENENKSIKKFGFLSRTEGCPAIPKKISREVIDKIKNGSVIFIYGIDNNYLKESNYIK; this is translated from the coding sequence ATGAAAAAAATAATTAAAATAATTTTATTGTTAATAATAAGTGTTACCACTTTTTCAAAAGAAGGGATCGATACTTTGTTTTTATATAATAATTATCATTTAGAAGGAAAAATAAAATATAATATTTTTAAAATGGCAGTTAATGGATATGAAAAAATAGGTAATGAAGAGAACAAGTATTTTACAATAATAGATTATTCAAAACCTTCCTATGAAAAAAGAATGGTTATTTTAAATTTAGAGGATAAAAATTTAGAGTACTATACTTATGTTGCTCATGGGAAAAATAGTGGAGCTGAAAAAGCCATAGCGTTTTCTAATAAGTTAAATTCATATAAAAGTTCTATAGGATTTTATATGACAGGGAAACCTTATTATGGAAAATTTGGTTATTCATTAAGGTTAAAAGGTTTAGAAGAAAATTTTAATTCTAATGCAAAAATAAGAAATATAGTTATTCATGGATTGGGTGAAAATGAAAATAAATCTATTAAGAAGTTTGGATTTTTATCTAGAACAGAGGGATGTCCTGCAATTCCTAAGAAAATTTCTAGAGAGGTTATAGATAAAATAAAAAATGGATCAGTTATATTTATATATGGAATAGATAATAATTATTTAAAAGAAAGTAATTATATTAAATAA
- a CDS encoding flavodoxin: MSIGIFYGSSTGVTEDVATKVGELLGAEVMEASEINKVEDYDFVIFASSTWGMGDLQDDWMDALDVLKTKNLSGKKVGFIGVGDQGAFSDTFVDAIGIIYEEIKDMGIKLVGQTSTDDYDFSDSKAILDDDFIGLVIDENNQSDLTDERIKEWVESVK; this comes from the coding sequence ATGAGTATAGGAATTTTTTATGGAAGTTCAACAGGAGTAACAGAGGACGTAGCAACTAAAGTAGGAGAATTATTAGGAGCTGAAGTAATGGAAGCTTCTGAAATTAATAAAGTTGAAGATTATGATTTTGTTATATTTGCTTCATCAACTTGGGGGATGGGAGATTTACAAGATGATTGGATGGATGCTTTAGATGTTTTAAAAACTAAAAATTTATCAGGGAAAAAAGTAGGATTTATAGGTGTTGGTGATCAAGGAGCTTTTTCAGATACATTCGTAGATGCTATAGGAATAATATATGAAGAAATAAAGGATATGGGAATAAAATTAGTTGGACAAACTTCAACTGATGATTATGATTTCTCAGATTCCAAAGCTATTTTAGATGATGACTTTATAGGATTGGTAATTGATGAAAATAACCAAAGTGATTTAACTGATGAAAGAATAAAAGAATGGGTTGAAAGCGTTAAATAA
- a CDS encoding pseudouridylate synthase: protein MDIRALEKTKKIGYIFDIYYDGKFFDSFDEMKDKNTVKGNFKEVMNLLGFTWAKGIQQGGRTDARVTGSNCLYVSSSFCGNIQEIIDKFNEKLNGKMKITRVRRTIPNLAFPDFVEGRKYIYSYPVKKIKRSTEEINKICEELSGTYDVSDFTDKKGKKLKEYIRSVNILFESGKLIFQGNSFMPKQVRIMSSYILTGSKEPLPGKFLKLSEVLLKEELLENIFLEIDLEIENVEKVYTNKNKDLYILYIQKDLKGKLIGKNGKNIKKLRKDLNGNIIVREI from the coding sequence ATGGATATAAGAGCATTGGAAAAAACAAAAAAAATTGGATATATATTTGATATTTATTATGATGGAAAGTTTTTTGATTCTTTTGATGAAATGAAGGATAAAAATACTGTTAAGGGAAATTTTAAAGAAGTTATGAATTTACTTGGCTTTACTTGGGCTAAAGGGATTCAACAAGGGGGGAGAACAGATGCCAGGGTTACAGGAAGTAATTGTCTTTATGTTAGTAGTAGTTTCTGCGGAAATATTCAGGAGATAATTGATAAATTTAATGAAAAATTAAATGGGAAAATGAAAATAACAAGAGTAAGAAGGACAATACCAAACTTAGCATTTCCTGATTTTGTAGAGGGAAGAAAATATATATATTCTTATCCTGTAAAAAAGATTAAAAGAAGCACAGAAGAAATAAATAAAATATGTGAGGAACTTAGTGGAACTTATGATGTAAGTGATTTTACAGATAAGAAGGGTAAAAAATTAAAGGAATATATTAGAAGTGTAAATATTTTATTTGAATCAGGTAAATTAATATTTCAAGGAAATTCATTTATGCCTAAACAAGTTAGGATAATGAGCTCTTATATATTAACAGGGTCAAAGGAACCTCTTCCAGGGAAGTTTTTAAAGTTAAGTGAAGTTTTATTGAAAGAAGAATTGTTAGAAAATATATTTTTAGAAATTGATTTAGAAATAGAAAATGTAGAAAAAGTATATACCAATAAAAATAAAGACTTATATATTTTATATATACAGAAAGATTTAAAGGGGAAACTTATAGGGAAAAATGGTAAAAATATAAAAAAATTAAGAAAAGATTTAAATGGCAATATTATTGTGAGGGAAATATGA
- a CDS encoding ATP-dependent endonuclease, which produces MELKLISIKNWRNIKNTEIHFENLMLFLGHSIEGTNDIISCILYAFNKKTLSPKDIYNKEKSCTLKLIFYENNNVYKLRIVINKDVEYFIKHKEGWNKITKEEYENFIQKINFIYIEGNLEKDFKEIGLSLYNTLKRNSPDPNKIDDQLEEFSKKLNVKYYDKELYRNILFEFFKQVSLECLGKNKTLLGKTIILFEEPELYFHPQRERELYNYFIKLTNRGAKIYIKTYSSCFIGLKQYKSICLIKKYNNKISITQTDNELFKDDEIKAFNMNYWINPDRAELFFAKKVILVEGQTDKIIISFLAKKLNIFKYDYSIIECGSKSTIPQFILLLNNFRIPYIAVFDRDSHYWRTFEERENSKFKNKHILSLIDNTIGKAIAFNNDIEEEITSFEKDRASYKNKPFNALQIVSEENYKIPASLEKKIKKIYY; this is translated from the coding sequence ATGGAACTTAAACTTATATCTATCAAGAATTGGAGAAATATTAAAAATACTGAAATTCATTTTGAAAATTTAATGCTTTTTTTAGGACATAGCATCGAAGGAACTAACGATATTATTTCTTGTATACTCTATGCTTTTAATAAAAAAACTTTAAGTCCAAAGGATATCTATAATAAAGAAAAAAGCTGTACTTTAAAACTAATTTTTTATGAAAATAATAATGTATATAAATTAAGAATTGTTATAAATAAAGATGTTGAATACTTTATTAAACATAAAGAAGGCTGGAATAAAATTACAAAAGAAGAATATGAAAATTTTATACAAAAGATAAATTTTATCTATATTGAAGGAAATCTTGAAAAAGATTTTAAAGAAATTGGATTATCTCTTTATAATACTTTAAAAAGGAATTCTCCTGATCCTAATAAAATAGATGACCAACTGGAAGAATTCTCAAAAAAATTAAATGTTAAATATTATGACAAGGAACTTTATCGTAATATTTTATTTGAATTTTTTAAACAAGTCTCTTTAGAATGTCTTGGAAAAAATAAAACCCTTCTTGGAAAAACTATTATTCTATTTGAAGAACCTGAGTTATATTTTCATCCCCAAAGAGAAAGAGAACTATATAATTATTTTATTAAATTAACTAACCGTGGAGCTAAAATTTATATTAAAACATATTCTAGCTGTTTTATAGGTTTAAAACAATATAAATCAATTTGTTTAATTAAAAAATATAATAATAAAATATCTATTACTCAAACTGATAATGAACTTTTTAAAGATGATGAAATAAAAGCTTTCAATATGAACTATTGGATAAATCCTGATCGTGCTGAATTATTTTTTGCAAAAAAAGTAATTCTTGTTGAAGGACAAACTGATAAAATTATCATTTCTTTTTTGGCTAAGAAATTAAATATATTTAAATATGATTATTCTATTATTGAATGTGGTAGTAAAAGTACTATCCCACAATTTATATTGCTTTTAAATAATTTTAGAATCCCATATATAGCTGTTTTTGATAGAGATAGTCATTATTGGAGAACTTTTGAAGAAAGAGAAAATTCTAAATTTAAAAATAAACATATCTTATCTTTAATTGACAATACCATTGGTAAAGCTATTGCATTTAATAATGATATTGAAGAAGAAATCACTTCTTTTGAAAAAGATAGGGCTTCTTATAAAAACAAACCCTTTA
- a CDS encoding TIGR03960 family B12-binding radical SAM protein — MKVNLSKYLLSVEKPAQYLGNEINSYHKIDSKVKMCLVFPDIYEVGMSNLGIKILYSILNKVEDFSLERAFLPMSDMEEIMRKDNIPLFAVESKNELNDFDILGFSLSYEMSYPNMLNALDLAGIPIRREERTEDHPLVMAGGTCVMNPAPLKKFVDFLMIGDGEENMVEMAKILIANKDKTKSEKLEALKDVEGIYIPSLHDGKTKVKRAILRDLNKSDSYEKQLVPYMAIVHDRATVEIQRGCTRGCRFCQAGIVYRPIRERSLENNIKLIDQVLDNTGYGEVSLSSLSSSDYTNIDKLIGAIKEKHGKDSVGVSLPSLRMNTHSVDVAKIISGGKRTGFTFAPEAGTQRLRDIINKGVTEEEIMDTALAAVNAGWVSLKFYFMIGLPFETMEDVQGIFDLAKKVSIACRSINKRLNITVSVSNFIPKPHTPFEWCKQMSMVEMVEKHNFLRTAFAKNKGLSLKIHAPKKSFLEGLIARGDERTGDLIELAFKKGVKLDDYKDNYELWTEALDELGLTWEEYFRARDLEEELPWDIVDIGVSKDFLKREYKKAEEIKLSHDCRQGCLACGMRRIVPECGTIIDTRK; from the coding sequence ATGAAAGTAAATTTAAGTAAGTATCTGTTATCTGTTGAAAAACCGGCACAGTATTTAGGAAACGAAATAAATAGTTATCATAAAATAGATTCTAAGGTGAAAATGTGTTTAGTTTTCCCAGATATATATGAAGTAGGAATGTCAAATTTAGGAATAAAGATTTTATATTCAATATTAAATAAAGTTGAAGATTTTTCTTTAGAAAGAGCTTTTTTACCAATGTCAGATATGGAAGAAATAATGAGAAAAGATAATATTCCTTTATTTGCTGTTGAAAGTAAAAATGAATTAAATGATTTTGATATATTAGGTTTTTCTCTTTCTTACGAAATGAGTTATCCAAATATGTTAAATGCTTTAGATCTAGCAGGGATTCCAATAAGAAGAGAAGAAAGAACTGAGGATCATCCTTTGGTTATGGCTGGAGGAACTTGTGTTATGAATCCAGCACCATTGAAAAAATTTGTAGATTTTTTAATGATTGGAGATGGGGAAGAAAATATGGTTGAAATGGCAAAAATATTAATTGCCAATAAAGATAAAACCAAATCTGAAAAATTAGAAGCTTTAAAAGATGTTGAAGGAATTTATATTCCTTCATTACATGATGGAAAAACAAAAGTAAAAAGAGCAATATTAAGAGATTTGAATAAATCAGATTCCTATGAAAAGCAATTAGTTCCTTACATGGCTATAGTCCATGATAGAGCCACAGTTGAGATTCAAAGAGGATGTACTAGAGGTTGCAGATTTTGCCAAGCGGGAATTGTTTATAGACCTATCAGAGAAAGAAGTTTAGAAAACAATATAAAATTAATAGATCAAGTATTGGATAATACAGGATACGGCGAAGTGTCACTGTCATCTTTAAGTAGTAGTGATTATACTAATATAGATAAATTAATCGGTGCTATAAAAGAAAAACATGGAAAAGACAGTGTAGGAGTATCTTTACCTTCTCTTAGAATGAATACTCATTCTGTAGATGTTGCTAAAATTATAAGTGGTGGTAAAAGAACCGGATTTACCTTTGCTCCAGAAGCAGGAACTCAAAGACTAAGAGATATAATAAATAAAGGTGTAACAGAAGAGGAAATAATGGATACAGCTTTAGCTGCAGTTAATGCAGGATGGGTTTCTTTAAAGTTTTATTTTATGATAGGACTTCCTTTTGAAACAATGGAAGATGTACAGGGAATCTTTGATTTAGCTAAAAAAGTTTCAATAGCTTGTAGATCTATAAATAAAAGATTGAATATAACTGTAAGTGTATCTAATTTCATTCCAAAACCTCATACTCCATTTGAATGGTGTAAACAAATGTCAATGGTTGAAATGGTTGAAAAACATAACTTTTTAAGAACAGCTTTTGCTAAAAATAAAGGACTTTCTTTAAAAATACATGCTCCTAAAAAATCATTTTTAGAAGGATTAATAGCTAGAGGAGATGAAAGAACAGGAGATCTAATAGAATTAGCTTTTAAAAAAGGTGTTAAGCTAGATGATTATAAGGATAATTATGAACTTTGGACAGAAGCCTTAGATGAATTAGGACTAACTTGGGAAGAATATTTTAGAGCTAGAGATTTAGAAGAAGAGTTACCTTGGGATATTGTTGATATAGGAGTATCTAAAGATTTTTTAAAAAGAGAATATAAAAAGGCAGAAGAAATAAAATTATCTCATGACTGTAGACAAGGTTGTTTAGCTTGTGGTATGAGAAGAATAGTACCAGAATGTGGAACTATTATAGATACAAGAAAATAA
- a CDS encoding YhcH/YjgK/YiaL family protein, whose protein sequence is MIIGKLKEIERYKGLNKNLDKAIASIENKEYLKGKLGKNLIDGEEVFFNYDIVTTKEEKESVYEIHKKYMDIQIPIDNDENYSFSFSVENLKILENYNEEKDYAFYNGKIENKIKLTPEDFIIFFPEEPHMPLLMVENKKEIKKAIYKIKIK, encoded by the coding sequence ATGATTATAGGTAAATTAAAAGAAATAGAAAGATATAAAGGATTAAATAAAAATTTAGATAAGGCGATAGCTAGTATAGAAAATAAAGAATATTTAAAAGGAAAACTAGGGAAAAATTTAATAGATGGGGAAGAAGTATTTTTTAATTATGATATTGTAACAACAAAAGAAGAGAAAGAATCAGTATATGAAATTCATAAAAAATATATGGATATACAAATTCCAATTGATAATGATGAGAATTATAGTTTTTCTTTTTCTGTTGAAAATTTAAAAATATTAGAAAATTATAATGAAGAAAAAGACTACGCTTTCTATAATGGAAAAATAGAAAATAAGATAAAATTAACTCCTGAAGATTTCATAATATTTTTTCCAGAAGAGCCTCACATGCCGTTGTTAATGGTTGAAAATAAAAAGGAAATAAAAAAAGCTATTTATAAAATAAAAATAAAATAA
- a CDS encoding Mrp/NBP35 family ATP-binding protein yields the protein MQKQMSELDLRVKSNMEKIKHKIVVMSGKGGVGKSTVSTNIAYGLALKGYKVGIIDADLHGPNVALMLGQEGKKLPTFEPISILNGNLKIVSLSFFLGSSDDPIIWRGPAKIGAINQLLGDVIWGELDYLVVDLPPGTGDEPLTIAQSIGKADGSVIVTTPQDVAILDSRKSVKFSKLVNLPILGVVENMSGFVCPHCGERIDIFKTGGGEKAANELDVEFLGKIPMNPSIVNAGDNGTPYIASEEKNAAHDAINEIINKLVEKTQK from the coding sequence ATGCAAAAGCAAATGAGTGAACTTGATTTAAGAGTTAAGAGCAACATGGAAAAAATAAAACATAAAATTGTTGTTATGAGTGGAAAAGGTGGAGTAGGAAAATCAACAGTTTCAACTAATATAGCTTATGGATTAGCATTAAAAGGATATAAGGTAGGAATAATAGATGCTGATCTTCATGGACCAAATGTAGCATTAATGTTAGGACAAGAAGGGAAAAAATTACCAACATTTGAACCTATAAGTATTTTAAATGGAAATTTAAAGATTGTATCATTAAGTTTTTTCTTAGGATCATCTGATGATCCTATAATTTGGAGAGGACCAGCTAAAATAGGAGCTATAAATCAATTATTAGGAGATGTAATTTGGGGAGAATTAGATTATCTAGTTGTTGATTTACCACCTGGAACAGGAGATGAACCATTAACAATTGCTCAATCTATAGGAAAAGCTGATGGAAGTGTAATAGTTACAACTCCTCAAGATGTTGCAATATTAGATTCAAGAAAATCAGTTAAATTTTCAAAATTAGTTAATTTACCTATATTAGGTGTAGTAGAAAATATGAGTGGATTTGTATGTCCTCATTGTGGAGAAAGAATAGATATCTTTAAAACTGGTGGAGGAGAAAAAGCAGCAAATGAATTAGATGTAGAATTTTTAGGTAAAATACCAATGAATCCTTCAATAGTTAATGCAGGAGACAATGGAACACCTTATATTGCAAGTGAGGAAAAAAATGCAGCTCATGATGCAATTAATGAAATTATAAATAAATTAGTAGAAAAAACACAAAAATAA
- a CDS encoding DUF134 domain-containing protein, translating to MPGIKKKRCCRILDNEVFFRPAGIPFPLLEIVELKLDEFEAIRLCDYEGKSQIETGEIMGISRGTVQRLISSGRKKIMDALLNLKGISIKNTYEDKK from the coding sequence ATGCCTGGAATTAAGAAAAAAAGATGTTGTCGGATTCTAGATAATGAGGTATTTTTTAGACCTGCAGGAATTCCATTTCCATTACTTGAAATAGTAGAATTAAAGCTAGATGAATTTGAAGCAATAAGACTTTGTGATTATGAGGGTAAAAGTCAGATAGAAACCGGAGAAATAATGGGAATATCTAGAGGAACTGTTCAAAGATTGATTTCTTCAGGAAGAAAAAAAATAATGGATGCACTATTAAATTTAAAGGGAATAAGTATAAAAAATACATATGAAGATAAAAAATAA
- a CDS encoding NifB/NifX family molybdenum-iron cluster-binding protein: MMIIAIASAGTKLTSELAERFGRAEYFIIYNTETKEFKAIENTSKDDVSGAGQKAIKKLYDNEVKEAIVPEFGPKAKVAAKEFGIKGYLYGEYKIVEKAIKAYEEGLLQEEKLEEKPGLRMV, from the coding sequence ATGATGATAATAGCAATCGCATCAGCAGGAACTAAATTAACTTCAGAATTAGCTGAAAGATTTGGAAGAGCAGAATATTTTATTATATATAATACAGAAACAAAAGAATTTAAAGCTATAGAAAATACATCTAAAGATGATGTTTCAGGAGCAGGACAAAAGGCAATAAAAAAACTTTATGATAATGAGGTAAAAGAGGCAATAGTTCCAGAATTTGGACCAAAGGCTAAAGTTGCAGCTAAAGAATTTGGAATTAAAGGATATTTATATGGAGAATATAAAATTGTAGAAAAAGCAATAAAAGCATATGAAGAAGGCCTTTTACAAGAGGAAAAATTAGAAGAAAAACCAGGATTAAGAATGGTTTAG
- a CDS encoding DUF2023 family protein gives MSIDKRKELDVFFHMLYELDKGIRGLALLTTRDTNLEAIMEKLSESSYHFIIEKLNSNYINVFFGEKDQIKVIQKMKKNSLKELNPEEDFILGVLLGYNTSTQCKRYLEKTS, from the coding sequence ATGAGTATTGATAAAAGAAAAGAATTAGATGTATTTTTTCATATGCTTTATGAATTAGATAAAGGAATTAGAGGGCTTGCTTTATTGACAACAAGGGACACTAATTTAGAAGCTATAATGGAAAAATTATCAGAGAGTAGTTATCATTTTATAATAGAAAAGTTAAATTCAAATTACATAAACGTTTTTTTTGGAGAGAAAGATCAAATAAAGGTTATTCAAAAAATGAAAAAGAATTCACTTAAAGAACTTAATCCTGAAGAAGATTTTATATTAGGAGTGTTATTAGGCTATAATACTTCCACTCAATGTAAAAGATATTTAGAAAAGACATCCTAA
- a CDS encoding NifB/NifX family molybdenum-iron cluster-binding protein has protein sequence MAVKVVFPTNDEVMVEQHFGHCAKFCAITVEDGKVIKREIIPAPEHQPGVFPKFLGAQGADVIVTGGMGQRAVDLFHAQDIKVFLGATGTIEDNLNELIKGQLISKGSACTHEHGEHDHN, from the coding sequence ATGGCAGTTAAAGTAGTATTTCCAACAAATGATGAGGTAATGGTAGAGCAACATTTTGGACATTGTGCTAAATTTTGTGCAATAACAGTAGAAGATGGGAAAGTAATCAAAAGAGAAATAATTCCAGCTCCAGAGCATCAACCAGGAGTATTTCCTAAATTTTTAGGAGCTCAAGGAGCAGATGTGATAGTTACTGGAGGAATGGGTCAAAGAGCAGTTGATTTATTCCATGCTCAAGATATAAAAGTGTTCTTAGGGGCAACAGGAACAATTGAAGATAATTTAAATGAATTAATTAAAGGACAATTAATTTCTAAAGGAAGTGCATGTACTCATGAACATGGGGAACATGACCATAACTAA
- a CDS encoding HD domain-containing protein translates to MIISRVKQGLVYIFCRYKKSNDKIVKTILNEKEFEIFKNMSGYDKIHSFNLYNKVKEDEILNKKEIYLKLALLHDCGKKNYSLIRRVKKVLFGDRKLEKHSEESYEKLKNINLELAKKARDHHKKNLSLEMEIFKKLDDK, encoded by the coding sequence ATGATAATTTCAAGAGTGAAGCAAGGACTTGTATATATTTTTTGTAGATATAAAAAAAGCAATGATAAAATTGTGAAGACTATTTTAAATGAAAAAGAATTTGAAATTTTTAAAAATATGAGTGGATATGATAAAATTCACTCATTTAATTTGTATAATAAAGTAAAAGAAGATGAAATTTTAAATAAAAAAGAAATTTATTTAAAATTAGCCTTACTTCATGATTGTGGGAAAAAAAATTATTCTTTAATAAGAAGAGTAAAAAAAGTTTTATTTGGAGATAGAAAATTAGAAAAACATAGCGAAGAATCCTATGAAAAATTAAAGAATATAAATTTAGAGTTAGCAAAAAAAGCAAGAGACCATCACAAGAAAAATTTAAGTTTAGAAATGGAAATTTTTAAAAAATTAGATGATAAATAA
- a CDS encoding uracil-DNA glycosylase has protein sequence MFKIGNDWDKFFQEEFKEDYFCKLKDFLKEEYKENIIYPSQEDIFSPFKFSSYENTKILILGQDPYHGENQAHGLAFSVKPGVKIPPSLRNIYKEIESELGIKKPNNGYLVSWAKQGMLMMNTVLTVREGKANSHKGKGWEKFTDKVIELLNKKKEPMIFILWGNNAKKKKKLIDDSKHFIIEGVHPSPLSANRGFFGCNHFKEVNKILISLGEKEIDWSIPNIEE, from the coding sequence ATGTTTAAGATAGGAAACGATTGGGACAAGTTTTTTCAAGAAGAATTTAAAGAGGATTATTTTTGTAAATTAAAGGATTTTTTAAAAGAAGAGTATAAAGAGAATATAATATATCCAAGTCAAGAAGATATATTTTCTCCTTTTAAATTTTCATCTTATGAGAATACAAAAATTTTAATATTAGGACAAGATCCTTATCATGGAGAAAATCAGGCTCATGGGCTAGCTTTTTCAGTTAAACCAGGAGTAAAAATACCTCCTTCTCTTAGAAATATTTATAAAGAAATAGAATCAGAATTAGGGATAAAAAAACCAAATAATGGTTATTTAGTTTCTTGGGCAAAACAAGGAATGCTTATGATGAATACAGTTTTAACTGTAAGAGAAGGAAAAGCTAATTCTCATAAGGGTAAAGGTTGGGAAAAATTTACAGATAAAGTAATAGAATTATTAAATAAGAAAAAAGAGCCGATGATTTTTATTTTATGGGGAAACAATGCTAAAAAGAAAAAAAAATTAATAGATGACTCTAAACATTTTATAATAGAAGGAGTTCATCCTAGTCCTTTATCAGCAAATCGTGGTTTTTTTGGATGTAATCATTTTAAAGAAGTTAATAAAATATTAATTTCTTTAGGAGAAAAAGAAATAGATTGGTCAATACCAAATATAGAAGAATAA
- a CDS encoding ATP-binding protein translates to MKIAVLSGKGGTGKTTISGNLVYSIPNSSIIDTDVEEPNQHIFLKPSIEKEISIYTEYPIVNQEKCILCGKCEELCKYSAIIVGRKQVVIFDKSCHDCGGCKIVCDSGAITYEKREIGKIYQGKSHNKVIRYGKLNVGELSGVKIINKLKEISEDEEILFIDCPPGTSCSTVSAVEDSDFAIIVVEPTPFGVSDMKMVVSMLKDMGKKFAVVINKAGLGDDEIYDYCKNENISIIGEIPFDEEVAKLYAKGEMAAEKLPKYKVEFEKIFDKARRMI, encoded by the coding sequence ATGAAAATAGCTGTTTTAAGTGGAAAAGGTGGAACAGGGAAAACAACAATTAGTGGAAACTTAGTTTACAGTATTCCTAATAGTTCAATAATAGATACAGATGTAGAAGAGCCAAATCAACATATATTTTTAAAACCATCTATAGAAAAAGAAATTTCTATTTATACAGAGTATCCAATTGTAAATCAAGAAAAATGTATTCTTTGTGGAAAATGTGAAGAACTTTGTAAATACAGCGCAATAATAGTTGGAAGAAAACAGGTTGTTATTTTTGATAAAAGTTGTCATGATTGTGGTGGTTGTAAAATAGTATGTGATTCAGGAGCTATAACTTATGAAAAAAGAGAAATAGGAAAAATTTATCAAGGAAAATCACATAATAAAGTAATTAGATATGGAAAATTAAATGTAGGAGAATTATCAGGAGTTAAAATTATAAATAAATTAAAAGAAATTTCTGAAGATGAAGAAATATTATTTATAGATTGTCCTCCTGGAACATCTTGCTCAACTGTTTCTGCAGTTGAAGATTCTGACTTTGCAATAATTGTAGTAGAACCAACTCCATTTGGGGTTAGTGATATGAAGATGGTAGTTTCAATGTTAAAAGATATGGGTAAAAAATTTGCAGTAGTTATAAATAAAGCTGGTTTAGGTGATGATGAAATATATGATTACTGTAAAAATGAAAATATTTCAATAATAGGAGAAATACCATTTGACGAAGAAGTAGCCAAACTATATGCAAAGGGAGAAATGGCTGCAGAAAAATTACCTAAATATAAAGTTGAATTTGAAAAAATATTTGATAAAGCAAGGAGAATGATATAA